Proteins encoded by one window of Candidatus Angelobacter sp.:
- a CDS encoding alpha/beta hydrolase: protein MKNPSEEDAGQTRQVRIPVGGDPGASTRTVMLEGDLTVPPRSTGIVLFAHGSGSGRHSPRNRCVAGVIREAGIATLLFDLLTRDEETEDNVTRRLRFDIELLARRLVQAGRWTASQPGTQRLGIGYFGASTGGAAALVAAAETGAAIEAVVSRGGRPDLAGGRLESVRSPTLLIVGERDGTVLELNRAAYARLRCENELKIIPRATHLFEEPGALEEVARLAADWFRCHLRPR, encoded by the coding sequence ATGAAGAACCCGAGTGAGGAAGATGCGGGTCAAACCCGCCAGGTTCGAATCCCGGTCGGCGGCGATCCGGGCGCCTCCACGCGGACCGTGATGTTGGAGGGAGACCTGACAGTGCCGCCTCGCTCAACCGGCATTGTGTTGTTCGCTCACGGGAGCGGCAGCGGTCGGCACAGTCCGCGCAACCGGTGCGTGGCGGGCGTCATTCGCGAGGCCGGCATCGCCACGCTGTTGTTTGACCTGCTGACCCGGGACGAGGAGACCGAGGACAACGTGACTCGTCGCCTGCGATTTGACATCGAACTGCTGGCAAGAAGACTCGTCCAGGCGGGCAGATGGACCGCCTCCCAGCCCGGGACACAAAGACTGGGCATCGGCTATTTCGGCGCGAGCACCGGCGGGGCTGCGGCACTCGTGGCAGCCGCTGAGACCGGGGCGGCGATCGAAGCGGTTGTTTCGCGCGGCGGCCGGCCCGACCTGGCCGGCGGCAGGCTGGAATCCGTGCGGTCACCGACGCTGTTGATCGTGGGTGAACGCGACGGAACGGTGCTGGAATTGAACCGCGCCGCATACGCGCGGCTGCGCTGCGAAAATGAACTCAAGATCATCCCTCGCGCCACCCACCTGTTCGAGGAACCCGGGGCATTGGAGGAAGTCGCGCGACTGGCCGCCGATTGGTTTCGATGCCATCTGCGCCCGCGATGA